A portion of the Mycobacterium paraseoulense genome contains these proteins:
- a CDS encoding zinc transporter Slc39a7: MPAQHTHDAPHAHDHEHGDVSHAHAHTAHEHDHVQHEHAHRHADGTEHSHQHVHQAGLEDVHGHAH; this comes from the coding sequence ATGCCCGCGCAACACACCCACGACGCGCCCCACGCGCACGACCACGAACACGGCGACGTCAGCCACGCGCACGCCCACACCGCCCATGAGCACGACCATGTCCAGCACGAACACGCCCACCGCCACGCCGACGGCACCGAGCACAGCCATCAGCACGTGCACCAGGCGGGCCTGGAGGACGTGCACGGTCACGCCCACTAG
- a CDS encoding oxygenase MpaB family protein, giving the protein MTQHTSGPRPATSDVVRGASGAPTVAAGCPVSPMGYEAPPIPLGPDSLTWRYFGDWRGMLQGPFAGSMQNMHPQLGAAVEQHSTFFREPLPRVMRSLYPIGGVVFDGDRAPTTGAEVRDYHTDIKGVDDQGRRYHALNPDVFYWAHSTFFMGTILVAERFGGGLTEADKRQLFDEHIQWYRMYGMSMRPVPKTWEEFQDYWDHMCRNVLEDNYATRAVLDLTIYDKLPIAPWLPDWLWGGLTKLSRPFFVWLTVGLYHPAVRERLGFEWTDRDEWLHRRFGNLVRLVFAFVPPRYRKHPRARAGLDRASGRIPADAPLPQTPARNLPPLDRRGDPSHYCPEV; this is encoded by the coding sequence GTGACTCAACATACGTCCGGACCCCGCCCAGCGACTAGCGACGTCGTGCGCGGCGCTTCGGGCGCGCCAACCGTGGCCGCTGGCTGCCCGGTGTCGCCCATGGGCTATGAAGCACCACCGATCCCGCTGGGGCCCGATTCGCTGACGTGGCGGTACTTCGGTGATTGGCGCGGCATGCTGCAGGGCCCGTTCGCGGGATCCATGCAGAACATGCACCCGCAGTTGGGCGCCGCGGTGGAGCAACACTCGACCTTCTTCCGGGAACCCTTGCCGCGGGTGATGCGGTCGCTGTACCCGATCGGCGGGGTGGTCTTCGATGGCGACCGGGCTCCGACGACGGGTGCCGAGGTCCGCGACTACCACACCGACATCAAGGGCGTGGACGACCAGGGGCGTCGGTACCACGCGCTGAATCCCGACGTCTTTTATTGGGCACACTCCACTTTCTTCATGGGCACGATCCTGGTGGCCGAACGCTTCGGCGGCGGCCTGACCGAGGCCGACAAGCGCCAACTCTTCGACGAACACATTCAGTGGTACCGGATGTACGGCATGAGCATGCGCCCGGTGCCCAAGACCTGGGAGGAATTTCAGGATTACTGGGATCACATGTGCCGCAACGTATTAGAGGATAATTACGCGACGCGGGCCGTGCTTGATCTGACCATATATGACAAGCTGCCGATCGCTCCCTGGCTCCCGGATTGGCTGTGGGGCGGCCTGACCAAGCTGTCGCGGCCGTTCTTCGTCTGGCTCACGGTCGGCTTGTATCACCCGGCCGTTCGCGAACGGTTGGGCTTTGAGTGGACCGACCGCGACGAGTGGCTGCACCGGCGCTTCGGCAACCTGGTGCGGCTGGTCTTCGCGTTTGTGCCCCCCAGGTACCGCAAGCACCCGCGGGCCCGCGCCGGCCTCGACCGCGCATCCGGGCGCATCCCGGCCGACGCGCCGCTGCCGCAGACGCCGGCACGCAATCTGCCGCCGCTCGACCGGCGCGGCGACCCGAGCCACTACTGCCCCGAGGTTTAG
- a CDS encoding TetR/AcrR family transcriptional regulator gives MQSGQRRGRWTGVPLGDRLTLRRENLIAAGVQLLGGDGRPALTVRAVCRKAALTERYFYESFADRDEFVRAVYDDVCTRAMDALTSANTPREAVEKFVELMVDDPVRGRVLLLAPAVEPILTRSGAEWMPNFIELLQRKLSRIGDPVLQKMIATSLVGGLSSLFTAYLNGQLGATRKQFIDYCVNMLYVTAAPYVPAPDLG, from the coding sequence GTGCAGTCCGGTCAACGACGGGGCCGTTGGACCGGCGTCCCCTTGGGGGATCGCCTCACCCTCCGTCGCGAGAACCTCATCGCCGCCGGTGTGCAATTGCTCGGCGGCGACGGTCGGCCCGCGCTGACCGTGCGTGCGGTGTGCCGCAAGGCCGCGCTGACCGAACGCTACTTCTACGAAAGCTTCGCTGACCGTGACGAGTTCGTGCGCGCGGTCTACGACGACGTGTGCACGCGCGCCATGGATGCCCTCACGTCGGCGAACACCCCGCGGGAAGCCGTCGAAAAGTTTGTCGAGCTGATGGTCGACGACCCGGTCCGGGGCCGCGTGCTGTTGCTCGCGCCGGCGGTCGAGCCGATATTGACCCGCTCGGGCGCGGAGTGGATGCCCAACTTCATCGAACTGCTGCAGCGCAAGCTGTCCCGGATCGGCGATCCGGTGTTGCAGAAGATGATCGCCACCAGCCTCGTTGGCGGACTGTCGAGCCTGTTCACCGCGTACCTCAACGGACAGCTCGGCGCGACGCGCAAACAATTCATCGACTACTGCGTCAACATGCTCTACGTCACGGCGGCCCCGTACGTGCCCGCCCCCGACCTGGGGTAG
- a CDS encoding acyl-ACP desaturase, protein MSAELTNLQLLHELEPVVEKCLNRHESMHKNWNPHDYIPWSDGKNFYALGGQDWHPEESKLSDLAQVAMVQNLMTEDNLPSYHREIAMNFGLDGPWGQWVNRWTAEENRHGIALRDYLVVTRAVDPVELEKLRIEVVNRGFSPGQNQQIRADLFAESLFDSVIYVTFQELATRISHRNTGKACNETIADQLLAKISADENLHMIFYRDVSDAGFSASPNQAMKSLHKVLRNFQMPGYQVPEFRRKAVFIAVGGVYDPRIHLDDVVMPVLKKWRIFEREDFTGEAAAMRDDLALLIKELEQACEKFEISKQRQLDREARTGKKTTAFELHQTAGKLVMSRR, encoded by the coding sequence ATGTCAGCCGAGCTGACAAACCTACAGCTGCTGCACGAGCTCGAACCGGTGGTCGAGAAATGCCTCAACCGGCACGAGAGCATGCACAAGAACTGGAACCCGCACGACTACATCCCGTGGTCGGACGGCAAGAACTTTTACGCACTGGGCGGGCAGGACTGGCACCCCGAGGAGAGCAAGCTCTCCGACCTCGCCCAGGTAGCGATGGTGCAGAACCTGATGACGGAGGACAACCTGCCGTCGTATCACCGCGAGATCGCGATGAACTTCGGCCTGGACGGCCCGTGGGGCCAGTGGGTCAACCGGTGGACCGCCGAGGAGAACCGGCACGGGATCGCGCTACGTGACTACCTGGTGGTGACCCGCGCGGTCGACCCCGTCGAGCTGGAGAAGCTGCGCATCGAGGTGGTGAACCGGGGCTTCAGCCCGGGCCAGAACCAGCAGATCCGAGCCGACCTGTTCGCCGAGAGCCTGTTCGACTCCGTCATCTACGTGACCTTCCAGGAGCTGGCGACCCGGATTTCGCACCGCAATACCGGCAAGGCGTGCAACGAGACGATCGCCGACCAGTTGCTGGCGAAGATCTCAGCCGACGAAAACCTGCACATGATCTTCTACCGCGACGTCAGCGACGCCGGGTTCTCTGCGTCGCCGAACCAGGCGATGAAGTCCCTGCACAAGGTGCTGCGCAATTTCCAGATGCCGGGCTATCAGGTCCCCGAGTTCCGGCGCAAGGCCGTCTTTATCGCCGTCGGAGGGGTCTACGACCCCCGCATCCACCTCGACGACGTGGTCATGCCGGTGCTGAAGAAGTGGCGCATCTTCGAGCGCGAGGACTTCACCGGTGAAGCGGCGGCGATGCGCGACGACCTCGCCCTGCTGATCAAGGAACTCGAGCAGGCCTGCGAAAAGTTCGAGATATCGAAGCAGCGCCAGCTCGACCGGGAAGCCCGCACAGGCAAGAAGACCACGGCGTTCGAGCTGCACCAGACCGCGGGCAAACTGGTGATGAGCCGCCGGTAG
- the dusB gene encoding tRNA dihydrouridine synthase DusB — MRIGPITLASPVVLAPMAGVTNVAFRTLCRELEQSKVGTVSGLYVCEMVTARALVERHPVTMHMTTFAPDESPRSLQLYTVDPATTYAAAKMIADEGLADHIDMNFGCPVPKVTKRGGGAALPYKRRLFGQIVAAAVRGTEGTKIPVTVKFRIGIDDEHQTHLDAGRIAETEGAAAVALHARTAAQRYSGTADWEQIALLKQHVRTIPVLGNGDIYDASDALTMMATTGCDGVVIGRGCLGRPWLFAELSAAFTDSPAPTPPTLGEVADIVRRHGQLLAAHFGEDKGMRDIRKHIGWYLHGFPAGSELRRALAMVKTLDELDSLLSQLDATVAFPDAASGPRGRQGSPARVALPEGWLTDPDDCRVPAGADVMHSGG, encoded by the coding sequence TTGCGCATCGGTCCCATCACGCTCGCCAGCCCGGTGGTGCTGGCCCCAATGGCAGGCGTTACTAATGTTGCATTCCGGACCCTGTGCCGGGAACTGGAGCAGTCGAAGGTCGGCACGGTCAGCGGGCTCTATGTCTGCGAGATGGTGACGGCGCGCGCTCTCGTCGAGCGGCACCCGGTCACCATGCACATGACTACGTTCGCGCCGGACGAGTCGCCGCGCTCATTGCAGCTCTACACCGTCGATCCGGCCACCACCTACGCCGCCGCCAAGATGATCGCCGACGAGGGGCTGGCCGACCACATCGACATGAATTTCGGCTGCCCGGTGCCCAAGGTGACCAAGCGCGGCGGCGGGGCGGCGCTGCCGTACAAGCGACGGTTGTTCGGCCAGATCGTGGCGGCGGCCGTGCGCGGCACCGAGGGCACGAAGATTCCCGTGACCGTCAAGTTCCGCATCGGTATCGATGACGAGCACCAGACGCACCTCGACGCCGGCCGCATCGCCGAAACCGAGGGTGCCGCCGCCGTCGCGCTACACGCCCGCACGGCGGCGCAGCGCTACTCCGGCACCGCCGACTGGGAGCAGATCGCCCTGCTCAAGCAGCACGTGCGGACGATCCCCGTGCTGGGCAACGGCGACATCTACGACGCCAGCGACGCCCTGACGATGATGGCCACCACAGGATGTGACGGCGTCGTGATCGGCCGCGGCTGCCTGGGCCGGCCCTGGCTTTTCGCCGAGCTGTCGGCGGCGTTCACCGATAGCCCGGCCCCCACCCCGCCCACGCTGGGCGAAGTCGCCGACATCGTCCGCCGCCATGGCCAGTTGCTGGCCGCGCACTTCGGCGAGGACAAGGGCATGCGCGACATCCGCAAGCACATCGGCTGGTACCTGCACGGCTTTCCGGCCGGCTCCGAGCTGCGCCGGGCGCTCGCGATGGTCAAGACGCTCGACGAACTCGATTCGCTGCTCAGCCAATTGGACGCCACCGTCGCGTTCCCGGACGCGGCCAGCGGCCCCCGGGGCCGGCAGGGTTCACCCGCCCGGGTGGCGTTGCCCGAAGGCTGGCTGACCGACCCCGACGACTGCCGCGTCCCGGCCGGCGCCGACGTGATGCACTCCGGCGGCTGA
- a CDS encoding LCP family protein has translation MSDAEGDATPGARRAALGAAPWERFSEPPSDYRLHLWQTDGVVETVAPRAADDNDSGCHTSGGVSVADLIAKLGAPSTGRSTHRRAEPEPEPADDAESGLPVELQQTQVIEDLAYSLGAVSELPDLGAADYPHGDGSASGGKLDADTRRTGRRRPMLLAARSLAALLAALALVMTGGAWKWSTSKNARLNTISALDQDSSDIRDRNGQYGDEDFLIVGLDSRAGDNANMGAGSTDDADGARSDTVMLVNIPANRKRVVAVSFPRDLAITPMQCEAWNPNTGKYGPLYDAKSKSWGPKMVYTETKLNSAFAFGGPKCLVKEIQKLSGLSINRFIAVDFSGFAKMVDALGGVEVCSKTPLHDYELGTVLEHGGRQVLDGTTALNYVRARQVTTETNGDYGRIKRQQLFLSSLLRSLISEDTLLDLNKLNNVVNMFISDTVVDNVQSKDLIQLGQSLQGMAAGHVTFVTVPTGITDQNGDEPPRMADMRALFDAIINDDPLPEENDQNAKNLETSDDKSGQTKAPATKKAPAPAPTPEARHEQITTTTPGDVTVRVSNATTQSGLAATATSQLKRDGFNVMTPDDYPSSVNTTTVLFSPGNEQAAATVASSFTNAKVQRVSGYGQVVQVVLGPDFKAVATPQPSGSSISLQIERGSGSAPPKLPEDLTVTNAADTTCE, from the coding sequence ATGAGTGACGCCGAGGGCGACGCCACTCCTGGCGCTCGGCGCGCGGCGTTGGGCGCCGCGCCGTGGGAGCGGTTCTCGGAGCCGCCGTCCGACTACCGCCTTCACTTATGGCAGACCGATGGTGTGGTCGAGACCGTTGCGCCTCGAGCGGCCGATGACAACGACTCCGGGTGCCACACGAGTGGCGGGGTCAGCGTCGCCGACCTGATCGCGAAACTCGGTGCCCCGTCGACGGGCCGGTCCACTCACCGCCGCGCCGAACCGGAGCCCGAACCCGCAGACGACGCCGAATCGGGCCTGCCGGTCGAGCTGCAACAGACTCAGGTGATCGAGGACCTGGCGTACTCGCTCGGCGCGGTCTCGGAGCTCCCCGACCTCGGCGCCGCCGACTATCCGCACGGAGACGGGTCCGCGTCCGGCGGGAAGCTCGACGCGGACACGCGCAGAACCGGCCGCCGCCGGCCGATGCTGCTGGCCGCGCGCTCGCTGGCGGCCCTGCTCGCCGCGCTGGCCCTCGTCATGACCGGCGGGGCGTGGAAATGGAGCACGTCGAAGAACGCGCGGCTCAACACCATCAGCGCCCTCGACCAGGACTCCAGTGACATTCGCGACCGCAACGGACAATACGGGGACGAGGACTTCTTGATCGTCGGCCTCGACTCCCGCGCCGGCGACAACGCCAACATGGGCGCCGGCAGCACCGATGACGCGGACGGCGCCCGCTCGGACACCGTGATGCTGGTCAACATTCCGGCCAACCGCAAACGCGTGGTGGCGGTGTCGTTCCCCCGCGATCTCGCGATCACCCCGATGCAGTGCGAGGCGTGGAACCCGAACACCGGTAAGTACGGGCCGCTCTACGACGCGAAGTCCAAGTCCTGGGGTCCCAAGATGGTCTACACCGAGACCAAACTCAACTCGGCATTCGCCTTCGGCGGCCCGAAATGTCTGGTGAAGGAAATCCAGAAGCTGTCCGGCCTGAGCATCAACCGTTTCATCGCCGTCGACTTCTCCGGGTTCGCCAAAATGGTCGACGCCCTGGGCGGTGTCGAGGTCTGCTCGAAGACCCCGCTGCACGACTACGAACTGGGCACGGTCCTCGAACACGGCGGGCGCCAAGTCCTGGACGGCACCACCGCGCTGAACTACGTCCGGGCCAGGCAGGTCACCACCGAAACGAACGGGGACTACGGCCGCATCAAACGCCAGCAGCTGTTCCTGTCGTCGCTGCTGCGTTCGTTGATCTCCGAGGACACGCTGCTCGACCTCAACAAGCTCAACAACGTCGTCAACATGTTCATCAGCGACACCGTCGTCGACAACGTGCAGTCGAAGGACTTGATTCAGCTCGGTCAGTCGTTGCAGGGGATGGCGGCCGGGCACGTCACCTTCGTCACCGTGCCGACCGGCATCACCGACCAGAACGGCGACGAGCCGCCGCGCATGGCCGATATGCGAGCGTTGTTCGACGCCATCATCAACGACGATCCGCTGCCGGAGGAAAACGACCAGAACGCAAAGAATCTGGAGACCTCCGACGACAAGTCGGGGCAGACGAAGGCGCCCGCTACCAAGAAGGCACCGGCCCCCGCGCCGACACCCGAGGCCCGACACGAGCAGATCACCACGACCACACCGGGCGACGTCACGGTGCGGGTCTCCAACGCCACGACGCAGAGCGGCCTGGCGGCCACCGCCACCAGCCAGCTCAAGCGCGACGGCTTCAATGTGATGACGCCGGACGACTATCCGAGTTCGGTGAACACGACGACCGTGTTGTTCTCGCCCGGCAACGAGCAGGCGGCGGCGACCGTGGCGTCCTCCTTCACCAATGCGAAGGTCCAGCGGGTTTCCGGCTACGGGCAGGTGGTGCAGGTGGTGCTCGGACCTGACTTCAAGGCGGTCGCCACTCCCCAGCCGAGCGGTTCGTCGATCAGCTTGCAGATCGAACGCGGTTCCGGCAGCGCCCCACCCAAGCTGCCCGAGGACCTGACCGTCACCAACGCCGCCGACACCACCTGCGAGTGA
- the phoU gene encoding phosphate signaling complex protein PhoU, giving the protein MRTAYHEQLSELSERLGEMCGLAGVAMERATQALLQADLVLAEQVISDHEKIAALSAQAEESAFVLLALQAPVAGDLRSIVSAIQMVADIDRMGALALHVAKIARRRHPQHALPEEVNGYFAEMGRVAVELGNSAQEVVMSRDPEKAARIREEDDAMDDLHRHLFSVLMDREWKYGVAAAVDVTLLGRFYERFADHAVEVARRVIFQATGKLPDEETNPPS; this is encoded by the coding sequence ATGCGGACCGCCTACCATGAGCAGCTTTCGGAGTTATCCGAGCGCCTAGGCGAGATGTGCGGGTTGGCGGGCGTCGCCATGGAGCGGGCCACCCAGGCGCTGCTGCAAGCGGATCTGGTGCTGGCCGAGCAGGTGATCTCCGATCACGAAAAGATCGCCGCGCTGAGCGCCCAGGCCGAGGAAAGCGCCTTCGTGCTCCTTGCCCTGCAGGCGCCGGTGGCCGGCGACTTGAGGTCCATCGTGAGCGCGATTCAGATGGTGGCCGACATCGACCGGATGGGCGCGCTGGCCCTGCACGTCGCGAAGATCGCTCGCCGTCGGCATCCCCAACACGCGCTGCCCGAAGAGGTCAACGGTTACTTCGCCGAAATGGGCAGGGTCGCAGTTGAATTGGGCAACAGCGCGCAAGAGGTGGTGATGTCGCGCGACCCGGAGAAAGCCGCCCGGATCCGCGAAGAGGACGACGCGATGGACGATCTGCACCGCCATCTGTTCTCGGTGCTGATGGACCGCGAATGGAAGTACGGTGTGGCGGCCGCGGTCGACGTGACCCTGCTGGGCCGGTTCTACGAGCGCTTCGCCGACCACGCCGTCGAAGTGGCACGTCGCGTCATCTTCCAGGCGACCGGCAAACTGCCCGACGAGGAAACGAATCCCCCCTCGTAG
- the pstB gene encoding phosphate ABC transporter ATP-binding protein PstB, whose protein sequence is MAKRLDLKAVNIYYGSFKAVADVTLSILPRSVTAFIGSSGCGKTTVLRTLNRMHEVIPGGRVEGSVLLDDQDIYGPGVDPVGVRRAIGMVFQRPNPFPAMSIRDNVVAGLKLQGVRDRKLLDETSEHSLRAANLWDEVKDRLDKPGGGLSGGQQQRLCIARAIAVQPDVLLMDEPCSALDPISTMAIEELISELKQDYTIVIVTHNMQQAARVSDYTAFFNLEATGKPGRLIEVDDTEKIFSNPSQKATEDYISGRFG, encoded by the coding sequence GTGGCCAAGCGGTTGGACCTCAAAGCCGTCAACATCTACTACGGGTCGTTCAAAGCGGTCGCGGATGTGACGCTGTCCATTCTGCCCCGCAGTGTAACGGCGTTCATTGGCTCGTCGGGTTGCGGCAAGACGACCGTGCTGCGCACGCTGAACCGGATGCACGAGGTCATCCCCGGCGGCCGGGTCGAGGGCAGCGTGCTGCTCGACGACCAAGACATCTACGGCCCCGGTGTAGACCCGGTTGGTGTGCGTCGGGCGATTGGGATGGTGTTCCAGCGACCGAACCCGTTCCCCGCCATGTCGATTCGCGACAATGTGGTGGCCGGCCTGAAGCTGCAGGGGGTACGCGACCGCAAGCTGCTCGATGAGACATCCGAACACTCACTGCGCGCCGCAAACCTGTGGGATGAGGTCAAGGACCGGTTGGACAAACCCGGCGGCGGATTGTCCGGGGGGCAGCAGCAGCGGTTGTGCATCGCGCGGGCCATCGCTGTGCAACCCGACGTGTTGCTCATGGACGAGCCGTGCTCCGCGCTGGACCCGATCTCGACGATGGCCATCGAGGAGCTGATCAGTGAGTTGAAGCAGGACTACACGATCGTCATCGTCACCCACAACATGCAGCAGGCCGCCCGGGTCAGCGACTACACCGCGTTCTTCAACCTGGAAGCGACAGGAAAGCCGGGGCGGTTGATCGAAGTCGACGACACCGAGAAGATCTTCTCCAACCCCAGCCAGAAGGCCACGGAGGACTACATCTCCGGCCGCTTCGGCTAG
- the pstS gene encoding phosphate ABC transporter substrate-binding protein PstS, which yields MRLDRGGRALAALMVAAIVSAALAGCGRDHDRRAASTAALSGPTGTAGCAGKNKLTAEGSTAQLNAMALFNQVWGQYCPGKSVSYNPTGSGAGREQFIAGHVDFAGADSPLAADQIGPAAARCDGNPAWDLPLVFGPIALVYNLAGVPALVVSSDALAKILSGRITAWNDPILAALNPGVLLPDTKITPIYRADSSGTTDNLQKFLTAAAPQSWTKGVGTDFQGGVGEGAPKSAGVIEAVRATPGAIGYVEKGFADQSAMPYARIATNNGVVVPLTNETAGNAVKAANFVADGNDLVLDLNPMYSSQEPGAYPLLLATYEIVCSKGSDPDTSGAIKSFLTVAAGRGQTDLPSAGYVPLPDKVKDRLAAAIEALQ from the coding sequence GTGAGACTCGACAGGGGAGGCAGGGCGCTGGCGGCGCTGATGGTGGCAGCCATCGTGAGCGCCGCGCTGGCGGGCTGTGGCAGAGATCACGACCGCCGGGCGGCGTCAACGGCAGCCCTCTCCGGGCCAACGGGCACCGCGGGATGCGCCGGCAAGAACAAGCTCACGGCCGAAGGCTCGACGGCCCAACTGAACGCGATGGCGCTGTTCAACCAGGTCTGGGGGCAGTACTGCCCGGGCAAGAGCGTGTCATACAACCCGACTGGTTCGGGCGCGGGTCGCGAGCAGTTCATCGCCGGCCACGTCGATTTCGCGGGGGCCGACTCCCCGCTGGCCGCCGACCAGATCGGTCCGGCCGCCGCCCGCTGCGACGGAAACCCGGCGTGGGACTTGCCGCTGGTGTTCGGGCCGATCGCCCTGGTCTACAACCTGGCTGGAGTCCCGGCGCTGGTGGTGAGCAGCGACGCGTTGGCCAAGATCCTCAGCGGACGGATCACGGCCTGGAACGACCCGATCCTCGCGGCCCTCAATCCCGGTGTCTTACTGCCCGATACGAAGATCACGCCGATCTACCGGGCGGACTCGTCGGGGACGACCGACAACCTGCAGAAGTTTCTGACGGCCGCCGCGCCGCAGAGCTGGACCAAAGGCGTGGGCACCGACTTTCAGGGCGGGGTGGGCGAGGGCGCCCCGAAATCGGCCGGGGTCATTGAGGCCGTGCGGGCCACCCCGGGAGCCATCGGATACGTCGAGAAGGGGTTTGCCGACCAGTCCGCGATGCCCTACGCGCGGATCGCCACCAACAACGGCGTCGTAGTCCCGCTTACCAACGAGACGGCCGGCAACGCGGTGAAGGCGGCCAATTTCGTGGCCGACGGCAATGACCTGGTGCTCGACCTGAACCCGATGTACTCCTCCCAGGAGCCGGGCGCCTACCCGTTGCTGCTGGCGACCTACGAGATCGTCTGCTCGAAGGGATCCGATCCGGACACCTCGGGAGCGATCAAGTCGTTCCTCACCGTCGCCGCTGGCAGGGGGCAGACGGATCTTCCCTCGGCGGGCTACGTTCCGCTGCCCGACAAGGTCAAAGACCGGCTGGCTGCCGCGATCGAGGCGCTGCAGTGA
- the mshD gene encoding mycothiol synthase: MTPPAWRSTLTADEQRQVRELISAATEFDGVAPVGEQVLRELAHDRTGHLPITEADEIVGYLNLSRDTDAAMAELVVHPRVRRRGLGTALARAALAETAGRNRFWAHGTLEPAQATASALGLVPVRELLQMRRTLRDAQDLADPVPGVRVRTYAGDTDDAELLRVNNAAFADHPEQGGWTEIQLAERRNEPWFDPAGLFLAFDEADQGGKLLGFHWTKVHPDQPGLGEVYVVGVDPAAQGRGMGRMLTAIGIESLAHRLAGSADPTVLLYVESDNVAAVRTYQRLGFSTYSVDTAYAVAPE, translated from the coding sequence GTGACCCCGCCCGCCTGGCGCTCGACGCTGACCGCCGACGAGCAGCGGCAAGTGCGCGAACTCATCAGCGCGGCAACGGAATTCGATGGTGTGGCGCCCGTCGGCGAGCAGGTGCTGCGCGAGCTCGCGCACGACCGCACCGGGCACCTGCCAATCACCGAGGCCGACGAGATCGTCGGCTACCTCAATCTCTCGCGCGACACGGATGCCGCAATGGCCGAACTCGTGGTGCACCCGCGGGTCCGGCGGCGTGGGCTCGGTACGGCGCTGGCCCGTGCGGCGCTGGCCGAGACGGCCGGGCGCAACCGGTTCTGGGCGCACGGCACCCTCGAGCCCGCCCAGGCCACCGCCTCCGCGCTGGGTCTGGTCCCGGTGCGTGAACTGCTGCAGATGCGACGCACGTTGCGTGACGCCCAGGACCTGGCGGACCCGGTGCCCGGCGTGCGGGTGCGCACCTACGCGGGCGACACCGATGACGCTGAGCTCCTGCGCGTCAACAACGCCGCCTTCGCTGACCATCCCGAACAGGGTGGCTGGACCGAAATCCAGCTGGCCGAGCGGCGCAACGAACCATGGTTCGACCCGGCCGGGTTGTTCCTCGCATTCGACGAAGCCGATCAGGGGGGCAAGCTGCTGGGCTTCCACTGGACCAAGGTGCATCCCGATCAGCCCGGCTTGGGAGAGGTCTACGTCGTGGGTGTCGACCCCGCGGCGCAGGGCCGCGGCATGGGGCGGATGTTGACGGCCATCGGTATCGAGTCATTGGCGCACCGGCTGGCCGGCTCGGCCGACCCGACCGTGTTGCTCTACGTGGAGTCCGACAACGTCGCCGCGGTGCGCACCTACCAGCGTCTGGGCTTCAGCACCTACAGCGTGGACACCGCCTACGCGGTCGCTCCCGAGTGA
- a CDS encoding winged helix-turn-helix transcriptional regulator, protein MELLLLTSELHPDPVLPSLSLLPHAVRTAPAEPSSLLEAGTADAVLVDARTDLSSARGLCRLLSTAGRSVPVLAVVSEGGLVAVSADWGLDEILLPSTGPAEIDARLRLVVGRRGGQADQESAGKVSLGELVIDEGTYTARLRGRPLDLTYKEFELLKYLAQHAGRVFTRAQLLHEVWGYDFFGGTRTVDVHVRRLRAKLGPEYEALIGTVRNVGYKAVRPARGRAPIADPAEDEAADDVEAHSEDLQEPLGDPLRSQ, encoded by the coding sequence TTGGAGCTATTACTGCTGACCTCGGAGCTGCATCCCGACCCGGTCCTGCCGTCGCTGTCGCTGCTTCCTCACGCCGTCCGGACGGCGCCGGCCGAACCGTCCTCGTTGCTCGAGGCGGGGACGGCGGACGCCGTGCTCGTGGACGCGCGCACCGACCTGTCGTCGGCGCGCGGCCTGTGCCGGCTGTTGAGCACCGCGGGCCGGTCGGTTCCCGTCCTGGCCGTGGTGAGCGAAGGCGGCCTCGTGGCGGTCAGCGCCGACTGGGGACTGGACGAGATCCTGCTGCCGAGCACCGGCCCCGCCGAGATCGACGCCAGGCTGCGGCTGGTGGTCGGCCGCCGCGGCGGGCAGGCCGACCAGGAAAGCGCCGGCAAAGTGAGCCTGGGCGAGCTGGTGATCGACGAGGGCACCTACACCGCGAGACTGCGGGGCCGCCCGCTCGACCTGACCTACAAAGAGTTCGAGTTGCTCAAGTACCTGGCCCAGCATGCCGGGCGCGTGTTCACCCGCGCCCAGCTGCTGCACGAGGTGTGGGGGTACGACTTCTTCGGTGGCACCCGCACGGTAGACGTGCACGTGCGTCGACTGCGCGCCAAACTCGGCCCCGAGTATGAGGCATTGATCGGCACCGTACGCAACGTCGGGTACAAGGCCGTCCGGCCGGCACGCGGCCGCGCGCCGATAGCGGATCCCGCTGAGGACGAAGCCGCCGACGACGTCGAGGCCCACTCCGAGGACCTGCAAGAACCCCTGGGCGACCCCCTACGCAGTCAGTGA